GATGGGACGATTGTTTTTAGCGCTCATTCGGTGATTAATATTGGTGAAGCTATCACAAATGGCAACCCTATCACCCTTGTAAGCTCTTCTAAAGAAATTGAATACAACAACGCTTTCAGTAAAAATCTATGGCAGCTCATCAACTACCAAGGGCATGGGGCAAGCAGTGAAAAACTCGTCTCTAGCGCGGGTAATGGCGTCTATGATGTGGTGTATTCTTTCAACAACCAAACTTATAATTTCCAAGAGGTTTTTTCACAAAACAGCATTTCTATCCGGCGTTTGGGCGTTAGCATGGTGTTTGATTATATGGATATGGAAAAATCGGATCGTTTGTATTATCAAAACACTCTCGGTTTTATGACCTACATGCCTAATAGCTATAACAATAATTTAGGGAATTCAAACAACACCATTTACTATTACGACAACAGCATTGATTTTTATGCGAGCGGGAAAACTCTATTCACTAAGGCGGAATTTTCTCAAACATTCACCGGGCAAAACAGCACGATCGTTTTTGGGGCTAAAAATATATGGACGAGTGCGAGCGATGCGCCGCAGTCTAATGTGATCATTCGCTTTGGGGACAATAAGGGAGCAGGGAGTAATGATGCGAGCGGGCATTGCTGGAATTTGCAATGCATAGGCTTTATCACAGGGCATTATGAAGCGCAAAAGATTTACATTACCGGCAGCATTGAAAGCGGGAATCGCATTTCTAGCGGTGGGGGTGCAAGTCTTAATTTTAACGGGCTTCAAGGCATTCTTTTAACGAACGCGACTCTGTATAACCGCGCCGCTGGGACGCAAAGCTCGTCTATGAATTTTGTCTCTAACAGCGCGAACATTCAGGCTCAAAACTCCTATTTTATAGACGATACCGCGCAAAATGGCGGCAACCCTAATTTTAGTTTCAACGCTTTGAATCTGGATTTTTCTAACAGCTCTTTTAGGGGCTATGTGGGGAAAACGCAATCTGTTTTTAAATTCAATGCCACTAATGCGATCAGTTTCACCAACAGCACGAATTTAAGCTCTGGTTTGTATCAAATGCAAGCTAAAAGCGTGTTGTTTGATAATTCCAATTTAAGCGTTTCAGTGGGGACAAGCAGTATTAAAGCCAATGCGATCAGTCTTTCTCAAAACGCCTCTATCAATGCGAGTAACCATTCAACCTTAGAACTTCAAGGCGATTTGAATGTGAACGACACCAGCTCGCTCAACCTCAACCAAAGTACCATTAATGTTTCCAATAACGCCACGATCAACGATTATGCGAGCTTGATTGCGAGTAATGGCTCTCACCTTAATTTTAACGGAGCAGCCAATTTCAATTCAGCGAATATTACTACGAGTTTGAATCATTCCTCTATCGTGTTTAAGGGAGCGGTCTCTTTAGGAGGGCAGTTTAATTTAAGCAATAACTCTTCTTTAGATTTTCAAGGCTCTAGTGCTATTGCTTCTAACACGGCGTTTAATTTCTATGATAACGCTTTTTCTCAAAGCCCCATCACTTTCCATCAAGCCCTTGATATTAAAGCGCCCTTGAGTTTGGGAGGCAACCTCTTAAACCCTAACAATAACAGCGTGCTGAATTTGAAAAACAGCCAGCTTGTTTTTGGCGATCAAGGGAGCTTGAATATCGCTAACATTGATTTACTAAGCGATCTAAACGATAATAAAAATCGTGTGTATAACATCATTCAAGCGGACATGAATGATAATTGGTATGAGCGTATCAGCTTCTTTGGCATGCGTATCAGTGATGGGATTTATGATGCTAAAAACCAAACTTATAGTTTCACTAACCCCCTTAATAACGCCCTAAAAATCACCGAGAGCTTTAAAGATAACCAACTGAGCGTTACGCTCTCTCAAATCCCGGGCATTAAAAACACGCTCTATAACATTGGCTCTGAAATTTTTAACTACCAAAAAGTTTATAACAACGCTAATGGTGTGTATTCTTATAGCGATGATGCAGAAGGCGTGTTTTATCTCACGAGCAGCGTGAAAGGCTATTACAACCCCAACCAATCCTATCAAGCCAGCGGCAGTAATAACACCACGAAAAATAACAATCTAACCTCTGAATCTTCTGTCATCTCGCAAACCTATAACGCGCAAGGCAACCCTATTAGTGCGTTACATGTCTATAACAAGGGCTATAATTTCAGTAATATCAAAGCGTTAGGCCAAATGGCGCTCAAACTCTACCCTGAAATCAAAAAGATATTAGGGAATGATTTTTCGCTTTCAAGTTTGAGCGATTTAAAAGGCGATGCGCTAAACCAGCTCACCAAACTCATCACCCCTAACGACTGGAAAAACATTAACGAGTTGATTGATAACGCAAACAATTCGGTCGTGCAAAATTTCAATAACGGCACTTTGATTGTAGGAGCGACTAAAATAGGGCAAACAGACACCAATAGTGCGGTGGTTTTTGGGGGATTAGGCTATCAAAAGCCTTGCGATTACACCGACATTGTGTGCCAAAAATTTAGAGGCACTTATTTAGGGCAGCTTTTGGAGTCCAGCTCGGCTGATTTGGGCTATATTGACACGACTTTTAACGCTAAAGAAATTTATCTTACCGGCACTTTAGGGAGTGGGAACGCATGGGGGACTGGGGGGAGCGCTAGCGTAACTTTTAACAGCCAAACTTCGCTCATTCTCAACCAAGCGAATATCGTAAGCTCGCAAACCGATGGGATTTTTAGCATGCTAGGTCAAGAGGGCATCAATAAGGTTTTCAATCAAGCCGGGCTCGCTAATATTTTGGGCGAAGTGGCGGTGCAATCCATTAATAAAGCCGGGGGATTAGGGAATTTGATAGTAAATACGCTAGGGAGTGGTAGTGTGATTGGGGGGTATTTAACGCCTGAACAAAAAAATCAAACCCTAAGCCAGCTTTTAGGGCAGAATAATTTTGATAACCTCATGAACGATAGCGGTTTGAACACGGCGATTAAGGATTTGATCAGACAAAAATTAGGCTTTTGGACCGGGCTAGTGGGGGGATTAGCCGGACTAGGGGGCATTGATTTGCAAAACCCTGAAAAGCTTATAGGGAGCATGTCCATCAATGATTTATTGAGTAAAAAAGGGTTGTTCAATCAGATCACCGGCTTTATTTCCGCTAACGATATAGGGCAAGTCATAAGCGTGGTGTTGCAAGATATTGTCAAACCGAGCAACGCTTTAAAAAACGATGTAGTGGCTTTAGGCAAACAAATGATTGGCGAATTTTTAGGCCAAGACACGCTCAATTCTTTAGAAAGCTTGCTGCAAAACCAGCAGATTAAAAGCGTTTTAGACAAAGTCCTAGCGGCTAAAGGTTTAGGGCCTATTTATGAACAAGGCTTGGGGGATTTGATGCCTAATCTTGGTAAAAAAGGGCTTTTCGCTCCCTATGGTTTGAGTCAAGTGTGGCAAAAAGGGGATTTTAACTTCAACGCGCAAGGCAATGTTTTTGTGCAAAATTCCACTTTCTCTAACGCCAATGGAGGCGTGCTTAGTTTTAACGCAGGAAATTCGCTCATTTTTGCCGGAAACAATCATATCGCTTTCACTAACCATTTTGGAACGCTCAATTTATTGTCTAATCAAGTTTCTAACATTAATATCACTACGCTTGATGCTAGCAACGGCCTTAAGATTAATGCTGCTAATAACAATGTTTCTGTGTCTCAAGGCAATCTGTTTATCAACGCTAGTTGTGTGAAACAAAGCGATCCAACTGCAGCTAACATTGCAAACCCTTGCACTCTTAGCGCCCAAAGTGCAAATGGCGCTTCTTCTAGTAACGCGTCAAATAACGCGCCAATCGCCTTGAACAATAACGATGAAAGCTTGATGGTTACGGCGAATGATTTCAATTTTTCAGGCAATATTTACGCTAATGGGGTGGTGAATTTTTCAAAGATTAAAGGCTCTGCAAACATTAAAAACCTGTATCTTTACAATAACGCTCAATTCCAAGCTAACAATCTCACTATTTCCAATCAAGCGGTGTTAGAAAAAAACGCCAGCTTTATGGCCAATAATTTAAACATTCAAGGGGCGTTTAACAACAACGCCACGCGCAAAATAGAGGTGCTTCAAAATTTAACGATCGCTTCAAACGCTTCTTTAAGCACTGGGATTTATGGGTTAGAAGTGGGGGGGGCTTTGAATAATTTTGGAGCGATCGATTTTAATTTAGAAAATATTCAAACGCCAACGCCGCTCATTCAAGCAGAAGGGATCATTAATCTCAACACCACCCAAACGCCTTTTATGAATGTCAATAACAGCATGGCGAATAACACGACTTACACTTTATTGAAAAGCAGCCGTTACATTGATTACAATATCAACCCTAACAGCTTGCAATCGTATTTGAATCTCTATACCTTAATCAATATCAACGGGAGTCGCATAGAGGAAAAAAACGGCGTATTGACTTATTTGGGCCAACGGGTTTTGTTGCAAGATAAGGGGTTATTGTTAAGCGTAGCGTTGCCTAGCTCAAACAACGCCCATCAAAACAACATTTTAAGCCTTTCTGTCCTTCATAACCAGATTAAAATGTCTTACGGCGATAAAGTGATGGATTTTACCCCCCCTACTTTACAAGATTACATTGTGGGCATTCAAGGGCAAAGCGCGCTCAATCAAATTGAAGCTGTTGGGGGGAATAACGCTATCAAGTGGCTTTCAACATTGATGATGGAAACTAAAGAAAACCCGCTTTTTGCGCCGATTTATTTAAAAAACCACTCTTTGCATGAAATCTTAGGCGTGGCTAAAGATCTTTTAAACACCGCAAGCTTGATTTCTAACCCTAATGTTAGGAATAACGCTACCAACCTTTTGGAATTGGCGAGTTACACCCAACAAACCAGCCGTTTAACGAAACTCTCTGATTTTAGATCTAGAGAGGGAGAGTCTGATTTTTCTGAACGCTTGTTAGAGCTTAAAAACAAGCGTTTTAGCGATCCTAACCCTGGAGAGGTTTTTGTCAAATACTCACAACCCAACAAACACCCAAATAACCTTTGGGTTCAAGGGATTGGGGGAGCGAGCTTTATTTCTGGGGGCAATGGCACGCTTTATGGCTTGAATGTGGGCTATGATCGGTTGGTTAAAAATGTGATCCTTGGGGGTTATGTGGCTTATGGGTATAGCGGTTTTAATGGGAATATCATGCATTCTTTGGCTAATAATGTGGATGTGGGGATGTATGCGAGGGCTTTTTTAAAAAGAAACGAATTCACTTTGAGCGCGAATGAAACTTATGGGGGCAATGCGAGTAATATCAATTCTTCTAATTCCTTGCTTTCTGTGTTGAACCAGCGCTACAACTACAACACCTGGACAACGAGCGTGAACGGGAATTACGGCTATGATTTCATGTTCAAGCAAAAAAGCGTGGTGTTAAAACCTCAAGTGGGCTTGAGCTATCATTTCATAGGCCTAAGTGGGATGAAAGGCAAAATGAATGATGCCGCTTACAAACAATTTCTCATGCATTCAAACCCCTCTAACGAATCGGTTTTAACGCTTAACATGGGGTTGGAGAGCCGTAAATATTTTGGTAAAAATTCTTATTATTTTGTAACGGCGAGATTGGGTAGGGATCTTTTGATCAAATCTAAAGGCGACAATACGGTGCGTTTTGTGGGTGAAAACACTTTATTGTATCGCAAGGGGGAAGTTTTTAACACTTTTGCGAGCGTGATTACAGGGGGCGAAATGCATTTGTGGCGTTTGGTGTATGTGAATGCGGGGGTGGGGCTTAAGATGGGCTTGCAATACCAAGACATTAATATAACCGGGAATGTGGGCATGCGAGTGGCGTTTTAGCTTTTTTGCTATAATGCTTCGTTCAAATTTTATAGTTAGGTTTTTCTATGTTGAATTATGAAGAGCTGTTTCAAACTCACAAAACCCCTTTTTACCTCTATGATTTTGACAAAATCAAACAGGCTTTTTTGAATTATAAAGAAGCGTTTAAGGGGCGTA
The Helicobacter pylori genome window above contains:
- the imaA gene encoding immunomodulatory autotransporter protein ImaA, whose protein sequence is MKKFKKKPKSIKRSHQNQKTILKRPLWLMPLLIGGFASGVYANNNLWDLLNPKVGGEYVHWVKGSQYCAWWEFAGCLKNVWGANHKGYDAGNAANYLSSQNYQAISVGTGNETGTYSLSGFTNYVGGNLTINLGNSVVLDLSGSNSFTSYQGYNQGKDDVSFNVGTINLNGTLEVGNRVGSGAGTHTGTATLNLNANKVNINSNISAYKTSQVNIGNANSVITINSVSLSGDTCSSLASVGVGANCSTSGPSYSFKGTTSATNTTFSNASGSFTFEESANFSGAKLNGGSYTFNKEFRATNNTAFNRGSFTFKGTSSFNGANFSNASYTFDNQATFQNSSFNGGTFTFNNQTNPTNSAQHPQMVFENSSFSGSTTTLKGSVIFQQAFNNSNHQLTIQNASFNNANFNNNGKITIEKDASFNSTTFNTSVDTNNMSVTGSVTLSGKNDLNNGSTLDFGSSKITLAQGTTFNLTSLGDKNSVTILNSSGGITYSGLLNHALNSLTNALKTSESSSDPQSFAQGLWEMITYDGVTGQLLNENAATSKNTDSSPSKSSTNSTQVYQVGYKIGDTIYKLQETFGPNSIIIQALESGTYTPPPVINGSKFDLSASNYINADMPWYDHKYYIPKSQNFTESGTYYLPSVQIWGSYTNSFKQTFSASNSNLVIGYNSTWTGNSVSSSDTVSFGDTSGSALNGHCGPWPYYQCTGTTNGTYSAYHVYITANLRSGNRIGTGGAANLVFNGVDSINIANATITQHNAGIYSSSMTFSTQNMDNSQNLNGLNANGKLSVYGTTFTNQAKDGKFIFNAGQATFENTNFNGGSYQFSGDSLNFSNNNQFNSGSFEISAKNASFNNANFNNSASFNFNNSNATTSFVGDFTNAHSNLQIAGNAVFGNSTNGSQNNANFNNTGSVNISGNATFDNVVFNGPTNTSVKGQVTLNNITLKNLNAPLSFGDGTIVFSAHSVINIGEAITNGNPITLVSSSKEIEYNNAFSKNLWQLINYQGHGASSEKLVSSAGNGVYDVVYSFNNQTYNFQEVFSQNSISIRRLGVSMVFDYMDMEKSDRLYYQNTLGFMTYMPNSYNNNLGNSNNTIYYYDNSIDFYASGKTLFTKAEFSQTFTGQNSTIVFGAKNIWTSASDAPQSNVIIRFGDNKGAGSNDASGHCWNLQCIGFITGHYEAQKIYITGSIESGNRISSGGGASLNFNGLQGILLTNATLYNRAAGTQSSSMNFVSNSANIQAQNSYFIDDTAQNGGNPNFSFNALNLDFSNSSFRGYVGKTQSVFKFNATNAISFTNSTNLSSGLYQMQAKSVLFDNSNLSVSVGTSSIKANAISLSQNASINASNHSTLELQGDLNVNDTSSLNLNQSTINVSNNATINDYASLIASNGSHLNFNGAANFNSANITTSLNHSSIVFKGAVSLGGQFNLSNNSSLDFQGSSAIASNTAFNFYDNAFSQSPITFHQALDIKAPLSLGGNLLNPNNNSVLNLKNSQLVFGDQGSLNIANIDLLSDLNDNKNRVYNIIQADMNDNWYERISFFGMRISDGIYDAKNQTYSFTNPLNNALKITESFKDNQLSVTLSQIPGIKNTLYNIGSEIFNYQKVYNNANGVYSYSDDAEGVFYLTSSVKGYYNPNQSYQASGSNNTTKNNNLTSESSVISQTYNAQGNPISALHVYNKGYNFSNIKALGQMALKLYPEIKKILGNDFSLSSLSDLKGDALNQLTKLITPNDWKNINELIDNANNSVVQNFNNGTLIVGATKIGQTDTNSAVVFGGLGYQKPCDYTDIVCQKFRGTYLGQLLESSSADLGYIDTTFNAKEIYLTGTLGSGNAWGTGGSASVTFNSQTSLILNQANIVSSQTDGIFSMLGQEGINKVFNQAGLANILGEVAVQSINKAGGLGNLIVNTLGSGSVIGGYLTPEQKNQTLSQLLGQNNFDNLMNDSGLNTAIKDLIRQKLGFWTGLVGGLAGLGGIDLQNPEKLIGSMSINDLLSKKGLFNQITGFISANDIGQVISVVLQDIVKPSNALKNDVVALGKQMIGEFLGQDTLNSLESLLQNQQIKSVLDKVLAAKGLGPIYEQGLGDLMPNLGKKGLFAPYGLSQVWQKGDFNFNAQGNVFVQNSTFSNANGGVLSFNAGNSLIFAGNNHIAFTNHFGTLNLLSNQVSNINITTLDASNGLKINAANNNVSVSQGNLFINASCVKQSDPTAANIANPCTLSAQSANGASSSNASNNAPIALNNNDESLMVTANDFNFSGNIYANGVVNFSKIKGSANIKNLYLYNNAQFQANNLTISNQAVLEKNASFMANNLNIQGAFNNNATRKIEVLQNLTIASNASLSTGIYGLEVGGALNNFGAIDFNLENIQTPTPLIQAEGIINLNTTQTPFMNVNNSMANNTTYTLLKSSRYIDYNINPNSLQSYLNLYTLININGSRIEEKNGVLTYLGQRVLLQDKGLLLSVALPSSNNAHQNNILSLSVLHNQIKMSYGDKVMDFTPPTLQDYIVGIQGQSALNQIEAVGGNNAIKWLSTLMMETKENPLFAPIYLKNHSLHEILGVAKDLLNTASLISNPNVRNNATNLLELASYTQQTSRLTKLSDFRSREGESDFSERLLELKNKRFSDPNPGEVFVKYSQPNKHPNNLWVQGIGGASFISGGNGTLYGLNVGYDRLVKNVILGGYVAYGYSGFNGNIMHSLANNVDVGMYARAFLKRNEFTLSANETYGGNASNINSSNSLLSVLNQRYNYNTWTTSVNGNYGYDFMFKQKSVVLKPQVGLSYHFIGLSGMKGKMNDAAYKQFLMHSNPSNESVLTLNMGLESRKYFGKNSYYFVTARLGRDLLIKSKGDNTVRFVGENTLLYRKGEVFNTFASVITGGEMHLWRLVYVNAGVGLKMGLQYQDINITGNVGMRVAF